The following coding sequences are from one Alosa alosa isolate M-15738 ecotype Scorff River chromosome 13, AALO_Geno_1.1, whole genome shotgun sequence window:
- the gprc6a gene encoding G-protein coupled receptor family C group 6 member A, producing MTHTMASPPAASAPGDILIGALFPIHARANVPTTYQPDLSQPQPAVCVDLNTARVSEALVMIQAVEEANRSEALTKLGITLGYHIHDSCSDVTTALRASKDFTEGISSTKSGASNSSGGCQACGNGSVCTQSVVAVVGASFSELSIALARVLTLELIPQISYSSTATILSDKLRFPAFLRTVPNDMYQTRAMAKLLSDNLWNWVGVITMDGDYGSSALDSFASEAAQKGICLAFKEILPESVNDPNVNSSIRQAVQSIRSNWKAKVIVSFAKAEYMRQVFEELQGGPAEDRVWIASDSWSTNGIELAHIDFGSIGKVVGFTFKSGNIAPFQQYLRELRRDVYMSEHTNMPFMRKFYQTVDPDKATAILLNNTASDSVFSIQMAISAITQAIVDRCAKRNDCKTPGALKPWQLLGPLKRATFEMEGKKYSFDKNGDVNLGYDITIWRTSRGSLGTFDVVAEYHSVNNSITPTSREMRSQLRLFKDVVSKCSNSCEPGEMKKSVEGQHTCCYECINCTADHYSNDTDADQCLSCKASIEWAPVRSTSCRLKTLELLDWRDGFAIVLLTLAALGVIMALVIGVLFLWQRNTPVVRAAGGPLCQIILLSLTGSYVSVVFFVGHPSSVKCKIRQVLFGLSFTLCVSCILVKSLKILLAFNFNPSLQEMLRRIYKPYAIVVACMAVQVLVCTVWLVLRSPFPVRRPFDSTSMLAECDEGSYVAFGVMLAYIAVLALVCFGFAFKGRKLPESYNEAKFITFGMLIYLISWVIFIPVYVTTQGKYLPAVEMVVILLSNYGILCCHFLPKCYIILFKKEHNTKDAFLRNVYEYSQRSSSSLGGSTSLGTEEKTNSQAFTISRMSIYLPSASTDTVSTEATVSQSTQGQVPKPRLRRTFSI from the exons ATGACACACACCATGGCATCTCCCCCAGCAGCCAGCGCCCCTGGAGACATCCTCATCGGCGCGCTCTTCCCAATCCACGCCAGAGCCAACGTTCCAACCACGTATCAGCCAGACTTGAGCCAGCCCCAACCTGCGGTCTGCGTAGA CTTGAATACGGCTCGTGTCTCTGAAGCCTTGGTCATGATCCAGGCGGTGGAGGAGGCCAATCGCTCCGAGGCACTCACAAAGCTGGGCATCACGCTGGGCTACCACATCCACGACTCCTGCTCCGACGTCACCACGGCCCTGCGGGCGTCCAAGGACTTCACGGAAGGCATCAGCTCGACAAAAAGTGGCGCAAGCAACAGCAGTGGTGGCTGCCAGGCCTGTGGCAATGGCTCTGTGTGCACCCAGTCAGTGGTGGCCGTGGTGGGAGCGTCCTTCTCGGAACTTTCCATCGCTCTGGCACGGGTGCTCACCCTGGAGCTTATCCCACAG ATCAGTTACTCATCCACAGCCACCATCCTGAGTGACAAGCTTCGTTTTCCTGCCTTCTTGAGGACCGTGCCCAATGACATGTACCAGACCCGCGCCATGGCGAAGTTGCTAAGCGACAACCTCTGGAACTGGGTGGGCGTGATCACGATGGACGGCGACTACGGAAGCTCGGCACTAGATAGCTTCGCCTCAGAGGCGGCACAAAAGGGCATCTGCCTGGCCTTTAAGGAGATTCTGCCCGAATCAGTGAACGACCCCAATGTGAACAGCTCTATCCGCCAGGCAGTCCAAAGCATCCGCAGCAACTGGAAGGCGAAGGTGATTGTGTCCTTTGCCAAAGCGGAGTACATGCGGCAGGTGTTTGAGGAGCTGCAGGGTGGTCCCGCCGAGGACAGAGTGTGGATCGCCAGTGACAGTTGGTCCACCAACGGCATCGAGCTGGCGCACATTGATTTCGGCTCCATTGGGAAGGTCGTGGGGTTCACCTTCAAGAGCGGCAACATTGCACCCTTCCAGCAGTACCTCAGGGAGCTGAGGAGAGATGTGTATATGAGCGAGCACACAAACATGCCATTTATGAGGAAGTTCTACCAGACCGTGGATCCAGACAAGGCGACAGCCATCCTGTTGAACAACACAGCCTCAGATTCAGTCTTCAGCATCCAGATGGCCATCAGCGCAATAACCCAGGCCATAGTGGACCGGTGTGCTAAAAGAAATGACTGCAAGACTCCTGGAGCACTCAAGCCATGGCAG CTGCTCGGTCCCCTAAAAAGAGCAACGTTTGAGATGGAAGGAAAGAAATACAGTTTTGATAAAAACGGAGATGTGAACCTGGGTTATGACATCACCATCTGGAGGACCAGCAGAGGGTCCTTAGGTACCTTCGACGTGGTAGCCGAGTATCACTCTGTCAACAACTCCATTACCCCAACCAGCCGCGAGATGCGAAGCCAGCTTCGCCTCTTCAAG GATGTGGTGTCAAAGTGCTCCAACAGCTGTGAGCCAGGAGAGATGAAGAAGAGTGTAGAGGGCCAACACACCTGCTGCTACGAGTGCATCAACTGCACTGCAGACCATTACTCCAATGACACGG ATGCGGACCAGTGCCTGAGTTGTAAGGCTAGCATAGAGTGGGCCCCAGTCAGAAGCACGTCCTGCAGACTGAAGACCCTGGAGCTGCTGGACTGGAGAGACGGCTTTGCCATCGTGCTGCTGACCTTGGCCGCGCTGGGCGTCATCATGGCGCTGGTCATAGGCGTGCTGTTCCTGTGGCAACGGAACACGCCTGTGGTGAGGGCGGCGGGGGGTCCGCTGTGCCAGATCATCCTCCTGTCCTTGACAGGGAGCTACGTCAGCGTGGTGTTCTTCGTGGGACATCCGAGCAGCGTCAAGTGCAAG ATCCGTCAGGTGCTGTTTGGTCTGAGCTTCACCCTGTGCGTGTCCTGCATCCTGGTCAAGTCCCTGAAGATTCTGCTGGCCTTCAACTTCAACCCATCGCTGCAGGAGATGCTGCGGCGCATCTACAAGCCTTACGCCATCGTGGTGGCCTGCATGGCCGTCCAGGTGCTGGTCTGCACCGTCTGGCTGGTGCTCCGCAGTCCTTTCCCCGTGCGCAGGCCCTTTGACTCCACCTCGATGCTGGCTGAGTGCGACGAGGGCTCGTACGTGGCGTTTGGCGTCATGCTGGCCTATATTGCCGTGCTGGCGCTCGTGTGCTTCGGCTTCGCCTTCAAGGGACGGAAGCTTCCGGAGAGCTACAACGAGGCCAAGTTCATCACCTTCGGCATGCTCATCTACCTCATCTCCTGGGTGATCTTCATCCCCGTGTACGTGACCACCCAGGGGAAGTACCTGCCCGCTGTGGAGATGGTGGTCATCCTCCTCTCCAACTACGGCATCCTCTGTTGTCACTTCCTGCCCAAGTGCTACATCATCCTCTTCAAGAAGGAGCACAACACCAAGGACGCCTTTCTGCGGAACGTCTACGAGTACTCACAGAGGTCCAGCAGCTCGCTCGGTGGCTCCACATCCCTGGGCACGGAGGAGAAAACAAACAGTCAGGCTTTCACCATTAGCAGGATGTCTATTTACCTGCCCTCAGCATCTACAGATACTGTGAGTACAGAAGCCACGGTCTCACAGTCCACTCAGGGTCAAGTGCCGAAGCCACGTCTGAGGAGGACATTCAGCATATGA